ATTCTACATTTATCTAAAATAATTTTGtgcagtcttttcagtttttctACGTTTCAAAGAATTATTTTGGGCTGCAGGTGtaggtcagtggcagagcgcaTGCTTAGCAAGTGCAaagccctagattcaatcccacgTACCAgtaaacatcaaaaaaaaattatttttgttttttaattttgttagttgtacatggacacaatatctttgttttttcatttatttatttttatgtggtgctgaggatcgaacccagtgcctcacacatgctaggcaagcgctctacccctgagccacaaccccagcacccccccaaATTGTTTTAATTGTATGATTATATTCTAGTGGTGATGGTTGTGTCAGACTTTAGGGAGAACACTTTCCTGACAAAAAAAGATTATAAACTAGGTTTTGAGGAAAAATATAACTTTCATGGTGTTTTAAAGgttttctttttctgcttttttATAACTTAAATGTTTATCAgaaaatgtttttatattaattgaAATATCTGCCTAGTGAGATTAATGTCTTTTATTTGGAGTGGGTAACATTTAGAGGAAGATGAagaattacagtgataaaattacTTTACACACCTTGTTTTGTTCTCTATTTTTTACAAaccatcttccttccttccttccttccttccttccttccttccttccttccttccttcctttctttctttctttctttcttttttttctttctttccatttctggggattgaacacagggtctcACACATACTATGCAAGCGTGCTACCACAAGCGATATCCCCAACACATTTTGTTTAGTTTCTGAgacgatcttgctaaattgcccagggtggctttgaattcctgggctccagcaatgccactacctcagcctcctgagcgctGGGACCACAGACCCACCCCACCATGCCTTGCTTCATAGTGGATTTTTGCTTTTGCATGTAGCAGGATTGGTTTTGGTGTTGGTTTCCTGCAGTATCAGGGATTCATCCTAGGGACACTTTCCCACTGagtcacgtccccagcccttttaaaatttattttgatgaaGAGTTTTGTTAATTGCCAAGGCCATCCTCTAACTTGCTATTCTCCTGCTtcggcctcctgagtagcttAGATTACAGGTCTGTGCCACTGCCCCTGGCTCCATCACactttttattgaaatatttaccTACATAAATTGTGGCTACTTATATATTCACATTTACTTAATTTTGTTGCTTATTACACATTTTTTGTTGATGTAGGTTCTTTGTCTATATGCACTGGttagaaattaattcaaaatcaCCTTCAATTGTGGGCAGTGTTTTGGCTAACAGTATTCATTTAAATAAAGTAGAAACATTCACTTTCATCACATGGTATGTATGATAACAAAACTTCATTTATTAGTAAATTTGCTATGCTTTGATATTTGTTACCTATCCAAATTTTTATTAGTGTCTATGTATTATTTTTAGTTCTGTgctgtttttcatattttctttctctcttttcagaACTTATATCTTCCTCCAAATAAGTCTTATGTAATATATCACTTTTATTCATGGATGAATTATCACTGTTAGTATTATAACCACCTTACAAATGACTAACCTAAAGTCAGAAcgtttaaataactttttttcttgaGAACTTACTCTCAGGTAGTCATTTTGATGTAGGATCTGAAGCCAGGCATCAATAGGGTAAAGAATGACCATTTAAGTTACCATCTGGATGTTACAACTAAACTCTAGAAAATGTCATGTGATCGGCACAAGCAAATGAGACACTGAAGATAACAGTGATGATACCAGTACTGTTTTCTCTGAATCAAATTCTATTTCTCCTGATTTATGGTCTTTGTCTAGAGCACAGAGTCCTGGAAAGGGAATAATTTTCTATAACTTGTTACTGATATTGAACAAGTCAATCTTACCTCTCTGACCCACAGTTTACTCACTTGAAAGTTGATAATGTTAGATGTTCTTTTAGTTCTAAAATGCTTCAGTTCTAGGGCATATTTATGAGTTCATACTAGTACAGGCTAAAAGGAAAGATAGGGCAGGAAGAAGGATGTTTTTAGGAAACAATGTTTGAAGAAGACCACTTGGGTCTTCTGTGCCCAATTTGAGAGAAAAGACAGTTGATTAGAAGAGTACCAAACTTGCAATACTTGCAACCATCCAAAATGGTTTGATTTGTGATATTTCAATGATTATTGGTATTAGAGCCTTCCTGACTGCCACAATCTTAAGATAACATTGTTCCTCAAATATTGTAAGAATCTGTCTCATCAATTTTTTTTATCAACCTCTTGCTTCCTATAGGAAATTTCCAAAATTCTTCTTTACTTGGAACTGCAAATTCTCTGCAGCTCTCTCTTCCTGTGGTGAGCAATTCAGCTTCTCTGACAGGAAGTGTCTGtgacttttccagagtctctgctccaGCTGCCAGTTCAGCATGGCTACTGCCCTCAACCTCTGGCACCTCCTTCCAGCCACTCGTGGGCAGTGCCTACCTTTATCAGCATTCTAGCACAGCCATGGTGTCTGGGGTTACTGGTCAGAACCAGATCCCCACAGCACCTGCCTCCTATCCAAGCATTTTTGAGTGGAATGTCACAGGAGGTACTGAAAAGAAGTCATCTTCACTTGGGGACTTTACTCTGACTGTCATTGATCAGGACACAGCAGGTTCCTCCATGTCTATGACAGCCCAATATGATAAAACTTCAGATGCCAATGCCATGGTCCCCGTGTATCCATCACTGTCTGCCAGGCTTGTCCAGGCAACACCATTTCAGATTCCAAATCAGGGACAGAGCCTGTCACTTCCCTACCAAGACGGAAACCAGGTCTACTATTATGATCAAAACACTCTGGGGACTCTGCTATCTGGAGAACTTGGCCCCTGCCTGCAATCCTATGGCTCTGTGCCATATGCAGGAGGTAGGGCCATTGCCCCTCAACCAGAAATGGTGATGGTGCTGAAGGAGGTTCAGCCCACAAATGTCCTACCATCAGTCTCTACCCCTGGGATCTATTACTCTGTGTCTGCTCAACCTATCACAGAAACAGAGAGTCAAGGTGAGTATAAACAGCAAAAAGGGGAATGAATAAGAACAGCATTCAAAAGGAGGGTCCAGTTTTCAGCTGGTAGCTGTGGGTCCACAGATTCATAGAATTTAAATCCTGAGACTTTAACCACTATCCTTGTTCAGCACTCTGTATTTTCAGACTCTGTAAGATGAGAGTGCaggggctggcattgtggctcagtgatagagcacttgcttagtatgcatgaggccctaggttcaagtctcagcactgcatataaataaatgaacaaaataaaggtccatcaacatttaaaaaatatattttaaaaaagggatgAGAATTCAGGACACTGTAATGGCCATCCACCATGCATTTAGGAGACTGCCAGGAGTACACTGAAGGAGGCTACTTCTCACTGCCTTGACAGATCAGTCCGTCTGCACCAACacattataaatttatttccCTGATCTTGCTGTGTGTCTTAGGAAGATACTTCAGAACTTACCACGGTACAGACAGTTTAATTTTTCCTTAATTTACTCCAAGATTTAAACTTTGTATTCAGAAATCCTTCCAAAGCAGATGTCTTAAAATCTGTTCTTCCACAcatattttatgaagaagggCTTCACTCTCTTCTAGTTCAGGTGTCTTAAACTCTTGGGGAGAAGGTAGAGAGTTGAGAGGACCTTATAGGAGAATTGTAGActtcataaaacatttttttatggGTTTCCCATGGAGTagtcaagtgctataccactgagccatgctGCCATGACAATGCTGCCAGCCCAAAACTATGACATCAAGTGATCACCAGTAACTAAGAGTCACCACCTATCTCCCAATAAAGACCTGTCCATGGTGCTTAGGAAGAGCTACTAGAAATGCCTTATCCACAGTTGGGGGTTCCCTGATTCATGTGTTGCCATGTAGGGGGAGCATCCTACTTACCATCTTCCTTGATTCCTTTGTAGTAATGGAAACTTCCCTAGGGACGGAGGCTTCCTTGGGATTGCAACCTCCAAGTCAGACATTTTGTCTGCCACAACCTCCAGAATTCCCCAACTCCTGCAGTAGCAGAAATATCCAAATACTTGAGAGTAATCCACCAACTGAACTTGGGGACATTTCAATAACTCCAATCCAGAATAATACTGATTTCTTGACACTGCCTCCAACTCCAAGCCAGGAGAGTAAGAATTTGGATGAAATGAAAACCATGCTTTCAAAGCCTCTGGATGCCTACCAGATTGCAATAGAAAACGAGGATCCTCCACTACTTCCATTAGAAATTCCTGATATCCACCAGCTTCTGGCCTCCATTGGTCCTCTGGACCAAGAGGAGATGCCACATTCTGAAAATATCAATATGGAAAAGAATAGCCTGTGCCTTGAGGACCAAGGCACACTTGAAAATGGGATTGAATTTAGCagtagttttccagacctcactgCACTGGTGGAGGATATTCACCTTCCTGAGCTTTTTGGTTGCTTGAAAGACCTTGACCAACCTGAAAGTCCCACAATAATAAAATCTAATGATATCAGAGCCATCGTGATGAATCAGGGGCAAGAAAACTCAACCATCAAAGAGGGTCCTGGAGATGCAGTGAGGAAGAACAAACATAAAGCCTCGGAGCCTCCTGATGGAACTCCTCAGGCCAAAATCCAGTCAAGGAACCCAGAGTGCCCATTTGAGGGAGAAGAAGTAACTTGCAGTGATGCAGACAATAATAGGTCTCCTGTACACACCACCCAGCACTCAAACAGCAAACATCAGAAAGCCGCATCCAACAGGAACAGCAAGGCTAAGGGCCATGggcaggaaaagagaaaaaggacCAGAGAAAACAGCTCCAAGAAAGCTGAAGAGAGTAAGCAGCCAGGCAATAAAGTGAAGGCAGAAGAGAAGCCTACTGCTCCTAAGACAAAGCGGAAGAGAAACCAACCTGAGCTTTGCCAAGAGAACTTTAAGAAGCCTCGGAGCTGTCTCGGCATGCACATGCTGGAGTCGGTGCAGGTTTTCCACGCACTGGGGAAGAAGAATGATAAGAAAACTGGGATCTCTTCCTCCAGGGCCCCGGGAAACTCAGGCAGTACCCAAGATCCCCGTCCATGCCCAGCTATGAAACCATGGCTGGCGGTTAAAGATCCTGAGAAATCACAAGTTAAATCCCAGAAACCAGATATCGGTGCTGAAAAAAAGTGTCCATCTTCTTCCCAGTATGAGCTTCCACCACCTGGGAAGGTTAAATTGGTACCTCTGCCTTTTCTTACCCCAGAGAAACCTCAACCTCGACCTGCATATCGGAGGCCGCAGTCTCTGGCCTCACGAAAACCCAATGTGGCTTACCCTGCTCAGCCTGGTTCTACTAGCTTGGCTCAACCCATGGCAGTCAATCAATCCAAACCAGCTACTGCCAACCCATCTTGGATGCATCCAGCCAAGCCAGCTCAGCCAGTTTTAAACAATGCAATTCAGTCAGGTTTTACCACTTCTACCCAGCCTAGTGTCCCTCCGTCTGCTGCTGCTAGGCCTGCGCCCTACAAAATATCATCTTGTACTTCTCTCCAGCGGGACCCTGCTTCCACTGTAGTGACCAAGCCCCAACCACTACCATACAAGCCTCAAAACCAGTATCTACTCCAAGACTTCGCCTTACAACCAATTCCATGGAGGAAACCCAATGTTCCTGAGCCAGTAATGTCAACTCCCATCACGGAAGAGCAGAGGCCAGAGCGGGAAGCCATGAAGAAGAAGGCTCAACAAGAGCGCGAGAATGCTGCCAAGTACACTGCTTTGGGGAAAGTTCagtttttcattgagagggaaaaAGAGATGGAGATTTCTCGCTACTATGGTTACACAATGTAAGGGCTCATTAGATTAATGGTGCCATTTAGGTACCAAAGTTTTccacatatagatagatagatagatagatagatagatagacagatagattatTTATTCtcatatgttttcaaattttaataaaattaaataaagaaatattataaagtTTACTAATATATAAGTAATAAGCCTTCTGGTACCACTGAGAATTCATGGATAATAAAAAGGCCTTCTGGTACCACATAGGTACCAAATAGTGttctacatatatacatacatacatagatatGAATTCATTCATTCTGACATAATTTCAGAATGTAACaaagttgaataaataaatagaattgatTAATGGGTAAGTAACAAACAGGATTTCAGATACAATTTGAATACCAAATAGTTttccacacatatatatgtagatGGATACAAATTTATTCACTGAATATTAGTGAATTTTTGACACTTAGTAAAGTTGAGTGAAGAAATGTAATAGAATTGTTTAATAGATAAGTAATAAAGAGGTCTTCCGGTACCACTGGGGCACCACATAGTTCTCCACATATGTGTAGATATAGGTAAGTACAAATTTATTCATTGGGACATATTTTCAAAACAATAAGATTGAATAAAGAAATACATTAGAAATTGGTTCATAGATAATAAGGAGGCCTTCTATTATCAGTTGGGTATCAAATGTTTTTCCACATAgataaaaatttattcattttaatatatttttaaaaatttaatagcattgaattaaaaatgtaataaaattgattaaaaaataagtaataaaGAGGACTTTGCATTTTGAATTGCTGTTAATTGTGGTCTTTTTTGGTGTAGAGGTGAGGATCAAAGCCTGAATGAGAAGAAAGGAACTGAAAGTTGGACAGAATAACAAGGGTGTAAAGGAGAGGAATTGGGGGAAGAAGAAGGAATATGATCTAGCACTAGGAAGGCAAAAAGAAGAGAGATTTATGAGCTTACAGGAAGAAGAATCAGGAATAGGTGAAATGGCTGAAGTATTGTATGAAGACAATGGTTGaggttagggttaaaagcataAAACCTGAAATATGTTGAAAATGGCAGAAGATGGGTGGGTTGATCAGAAGAAATGCAAAAATCAATAAACTCTCATGGAGAATGGCCTAGGTCTATGACCTACCTGAAAGGCATTTTAGAAAATAAGATTTAGGCCACATCTCCAACATGTTTGGGTCACCTAAGATTATAGCTGGGAAAGGTGAATACAAAACATGGGGAAATTTACCAAGGGCGTGGCAAGGGTTCACAGTTATCCTGACGGCAGCTGATGATCTGGGACCTAGCCCAGTGAACTGCAGCAGCATGAGGCCCACCCAGACATGGCCTGGAATAAAGCATCATTCACTCAACACCCATGCACAGGCAGTATAGATGCACTACTTGAATTAACCTTCAAGCACATAAGGTCAGTTATCACTGTGCCACATTACTAATGATATAGTGTCCAGGATCAAAATGTATGCagagagggctgaggatgtggctcaaatggtagcgcgctcacctagcatgtgtgaggcactgggtttgattctcagcaccacata
Above is a genomic segment from Callospermophilus lateralis isolate mCalLat2 chromosome 14, mCalLat2.hap1, whole genome shotgun sequence containing:
- the LOC143380765 gene encoding uncharacterized protein C2orf78-like, producing MHSLGSVTQTSSGVVSSSFVSAIDVTSSLTMSGNFQNSSLLGTANSLQLSLPVVSNSASLTGSVCDFSRVSAPAASSAWLLPSTSGTSFQPLVGSAYLYQHSSTAMVSGVTGQNQIPTAPASYPSIFEWNVTGGTEKKSSSLGDFTLTVIDQDTAGSSMSMTAQYDKTSDANAMVPVYPSLSARLVQATPFQIPNQGQSLSLPYQDGNQVYYYDQNTLGTLLSGELGPCLQSYGSVPYAGGRAIAPQPEMVMVLKEVQPTNVLPSVSTPGIYYSVSAQPITETESQVMETSLGTEASLGLQPPSQTFCLPQPPEFPNSCSSRNIQILESNPPTELGDISITPIQNNTDFLTLPPTPSQESKNLDEMKTMLSKPLDAYQIAIENEDPPLLPLEIPDIHQLLASIGPLDQEEMPHSENINMEKNSLCLEDQGTLENGIEFSSSFPDLTALVEDIHLPELFGCLKDLDQPESPTIIKSNDIRAIVMNQGQENSTIKEGPGDAVRKNKHKASEPPDGTPQAKIQSRNPECPFEGEEVTCSDADNNRSPVHTTQHSNSKHQKAASNRNSKAKGHGQEKRKRTRENSSKKAEESKQPGNKVKAEEKPTAPKTKRKRNQPELCQENFKKPRSCLGMHMLESVQVFHALGKKNDKKTGISSSRAPGNSGSTQDPRPCPAMKPWLAVKDPEKSQVKSQKPDIGAEKKCPSSSQYELPPPGKVKLVPLPFLTPEKPQPRPAYRRPQSLASRKPNVAYPAQPGSTSLAQPMAVNQSKPATANPSWMHPAKPAQPVLNNAIQSGFTTSTQPSVPPSAAARPAPYKISSCTSLQRDPASTVVTKPQPLPYKPQNQYLLQDFALQPIPWRKPNVPEPVMSTPITEEQRPEREAMKKKAQQERENAAKYTALGKVQFFIEREKEMEISRYYGYTM